AAACTGGGCCAGGCTCGGGGGGCGGCCATCGTGGCCGGGGTAAACGCGGGGCTCCCGGTAAGCGAGTACACCGCCATGCAGGTGAAGCAGGCGGTCGTGGGGTACGGTCATGCGCGGAAGGAGCAGGTGCAGCAGATGGTCAAATCCCTCCTGAATCTCCCTGAAATTGCCCAGGCCGATGCCTCCGATGCCCTGGCCGTGGCGGTTTGCCATGCAAACTCGGCCGGCATGAAAAACATCCTCCGGAGCGCCAGATGATCGCACTTCTCACCGGCAGGCTCGC
The nucleotide sequence above comes from Geobacter benzoatilyticus. Encoded proteins:
- the ruvC gene encoding crossover junction endodeoxyribonuclease RuvC translates to MRVLGIDPGSRITGYGIIEKVGNRLVHVDNGAIYTGDHKDFASRLHRIFEGLCGVIEEYRPDAMAIEQVFLAHNAQSALKLGQARGAAIVAGVNAGLPVSEYTAMQVKQAVVGYGHARKEQVQQMVKSLLNLPEIAQADASDALAVAVCHANSAGMKNILRSAR